One stretch of Leptospira mtsangambouensis DNA includes these proteins:
- a CDS encoding bile acid:sodium symporter family protein gives MNYNNDYQIVLGLILALMIFGVALELRFIAFRAVLQRPVSVFAGLIGQTLFLPWITLLITLSLDLPAGIELGMLLVAASPGGNLSNIITHLAHGNTALSVSMTAVSSAFAIITLPLNFTLTAHSNPVTKAMISGTGELHIDSLMIIKGLIILLLLPLALGMSIGNFATKVAHKITPFFKRISSVIFLVFLVVAVGGNWKVFLDNIGFVFLIVVFHNLVALIIGNLIARAFQQDIPNRRAITIEVGMQNSGLALGLILTQFQAEPNMALVAAFWGIWHIVSGLLLVLFWRKFSPIEGT, from the coding sequence ATGAATTATAATAACGACTACCAAATCGTTTTAGGTCTTATCTTAGCGCTGATGATCTTCGGTGTTGCATTAGAACTTAGGTTCATAGCCTTTCGAGCAGTATTACAACGACCTGTATCTGTTTTCGCCGGACTCATCGGCCAAACTCTTTTTTTACCATGGATCACGTTACTCATCACACTATCACTTGATTTGCCCGCAGGAATTGAGTTGGGGATGTTACTCGTCGCAGCAAGTCCTGGTGGAAACCTATCAAATATCATCACTCACTTAGCACATGGAAACACTGCACTTTCCGTTAGTATGACGGCAGTTTCTAGTGCATTTGCAATCATTACATTACCGCTTAACTTTACCTTAACGGCACATAGCAATCCAGTTACAAAAGCTATGATTTCGGGAACTGGAGAATTACATATTGATAGTCTCATGATTATCAAAGGTTTAATTATTTTACTCCTGCTTCCTTTGGCATTAGGAATGTCCATTGGTAATTTTGCAACGAAAGTGGCTCACAAAATCACTCCATTTTTCAAACGGATTTCATCTGTTATCTTTTTGGTGTTTTTAGTGGTGGCTGTCGGTGGTAACTGGAAAGTTTTTTTAGACAATATTGGATTTGTTTTTCTGATTGTTGTCTTTCACAATTTAGTAGCCCTCATCATTGGTAATTTAATTGCCAGGGCCTTCCAACAAGACATTCCCAATCGACGTGCCATTACCATTGAAGTCGGAATGCAAAATTCGGGACTTGCTCTTGGTCTCATCCTCACACAGTTCCAAGCAGAACCAAACATGGCTTTGGTGGCAGCCTTTTGGGGGATTTGGCATATTGTCTCTGGGCTTTTGTTAGTTTTGTTTTGGCGAAAATTTTCCCCTATAGAAGGAACTTAA
- a CDS encoding SDR family oxidoreductase, producing the protein MRVLITGGAGYIGTTLIKHITKHFADWKILTTDIRPLQGLEPIPHLEFQTLDISQRDEVIKLIQTWKPDSIVHLASIINPPAGMSEAIQHKIDVEGTKNVLDGAILSQTQQVIITSSGAAYGYHKENKDWIEETDPIRGHSAFAYSRHKREIEEILSEYRIQHPGLKQLILRPGTILGATVNNLITDMFRKPFVMGVWGHLSPFVFIWDEDVIQIITKGILEKKEGAFNLAGDGAMTLKEISSMIGKTYVPIPAFFLQAALFVLRLLRLTQYGPDQIDFLRYRPVLSNKQLKTVFGYTPKFTSKETFIQYLKAKGVPYHET; encoded by the coding sequence TTGAGGGTTTTAATCACTGGTGGTGCCGGTTATATCGGCACTACACTCATCAAACATATAACAAAACACTTTGCCGATTGGAAAATTCTTACGACAGATATCAGACCACTCCAAGGATTGGAACCTATTCCCCATTTGGAATTTCAAACTCTAGACATTAGCCAAAGGGATGAGGTTATCAAATTAATCCAAACATGGAAACCAGATTCCATTGTTCACCTTGCATCTATTATAAATCCACCAGCAGGAATGAGTGAAGCCATCCAACATAAAATCGATGTCGAAGGCACAAAAAATGTGTTAGATGGTGCTATTTTATCTCAAACCCAACAAGTGATCATCACAAGCTCTGGTGCAGCTTATGGATACCATAAAGAAAACAAAGATTGGATTGAAGAAACAGATCCCATCCGCGGGCATTCCGCTTTTGCCTATTCCAGACACAAAAGAGAAATCGAGGAAATCCTTTCTGAATACCGCATTCAGCACCCTGGATTAAAACAACTGATCTTAAGACCAGGAACCATTTTAGGAGCCACAGTGAATAACCTAATCACTGATATGTTTCGAAAACCGTTTGTAATGGGTGTTTGGGGACATTTAAGTCCTTTTGTCTTTATCTGGGACGAAGATGTCATCCAAATCATCACCAAGGGGATTCTAGAGAAAAAAGAAGGTGCATTTAATCTTGCTGGCGATGGAGCAATGACTCTCAAAGAAATTAGTTCTATGATCGGGAAAACTTACGTTCCCATTCCCGCCTTTTTTTTGCAGGCAGCGCTTTTTGTATTAAGGTTATTACGCCTCACCCAATATGGCCCAGACCAAATTGATTTTTTGCGTTATCGACCTGTTTTATCTAACAAACAATTAAAAACTGTGTTTGGATACACACCAAAATTTACATCCAAAGAAACTTTCATTCAATATTTAAAAGCCAAAGGAGTTCCTTACCATGAAACTTAA
- a CDS encoding LA_3150 family lipoprotein has translation MNMKLNLMIRLLIILVVSNFVWNCQSKEQNREDISSLVINNLLNGVADRNKSLVVLEVADLGGSFTGTCFDTFQLNGGNIGPTAYFNTPQGGAGGLLNTNIKKYAVSTSSCSDLGFASGTNFGSTSQRPNPNDLFTFKMFTCDPNNNPCTKAAITASGF, from the coding sequence ATGAACATGAAATTAAATTTAATGATACGATTATTGATTATCTTAGTGGTTTCTAACTTTGTTTGGAATTGCCAATCGAAAGAACAAAACAGAGAAGATATATCTTCCCTTGTGATCAATAACTTACTCAATGGTGTTGCAGATCGAAATAAATCACTAGTAGTGTTAGAAGTGGCCGATCTTGGAGGATCTTTTACTGGAACTTGTTTTGATACATTTCAGTTGAACGGAGGAAATATTGGGCCAACCGCTTATTTCAACACTCCACAAGGAGGGGCTGGTGGACTCTTGAATACGAACATAAAAAAGTATGCAGTTTCTACTTCTTCTTGTTCCGATTTGGGTTTTGCTAGTGGAACCAATTTTGGATCTACTTCACAACGACCCAATCCAAATGATTTGTTTACATTCAAAATGTTTACCTGCGATCCAAATAACAATCCTTGTACGAAAGCAGCGATCACTGCTTCAGGATTTTGA
- a CDS encoding lyase translates to MKLKHILFLVLFAYVPLFAIEIEVKDSSGKPLDLVMVTVKAEKPQVPPRDDHGYPPEGLEFTITPEVTMFTNPNGRINLPFPYAPSVIVRLRKIGYKDQNLRTFSSSSFQSFRMEKVVDINLLVSQYPSNSWVAALDFGEDKDLRKTYLEQCGFCHQQGSFFMRRAFTAGDWEEIINRMMGYGARPHGKAKKKLPTLLSNAYIDLLKHPERVQPGRTWGKELHGAVIREWPMGDSFSQMHDLLYHKKTGLVYVGDNIQDRLWEINPNTGKTVVYKVPKQPDDELGGLLPGRLRSFQKHETYVGLHSLAESPVDGHIFITPSLQKRITEFDPITKKFTDHMFDDGLYPHTVRIDDQDRVWFTLALSNQIGMFDRKSNKFKNYTLPARTKKESFSLWISGFIVKLMNWGFPMHLLPVDERVSGMPLPYGIDIAPNGNVWFTRLHADTIGVINPKDDSFQLIETPFQGPRRLRIDKDNHIWISAFPEGSIAKYTPEDGKFKLYPLPTAIDGVETPYSLNVDRPRNIVWVNGTSSDNLMAMDIKTEEWKVYPMSRKVTFTRDVEFGPDGKAYTCNGAFPSWQIEDGQPTLMEIKQSK, encoded by the coding sequence ATGAAACTTAAACATATTTTGTTTTTAGTTCTATTCGCCTATGTTCCGTTATTTGCCATTGAGATTGAAGTAAAAGATTCTTCCGGAAAACCTTTAGACCTTGTGATGGTGACAGTGAAAGCTGAAAAACCACAAGTGCCTCCACGAGATGACCATGGGTATCCGCCAGAAGGATTGGAATTTACCATCACTCCAGAAGTGACTATGTTTACAAATCCCAATGGACGAATCAACCTACCCTTTCCTTATGCACCGTCTGTGATTGTTCGATTGAGAAAAATTGGATACAAAGACCAAAACCTAAGGACCTTTTCCTCAAGCTCATTCCAATCGTTTCGAATGGAAAAGGTTGTAGACATCAATCTTCTTGTAAGCCAATACCCTTCCAATAGTTGGGTGGCTGCACTTGATTTTGGTGAGGATAAGGACTTAAGAAAAACCTATTTAGAACAATGTGGATTTTGCCACCAACAAGGTAGTTTTTTTATGCGACGTGCCTTTACTGCTGGTGACTGGGAAGAAATCATCAATCGAATGATGGGTTATGGAGCAAGGCCTCATGGCAAAGCCAAAAAAAAGCTCCCCACTCTTTTATCCAATGCTTATATCGATTTACTCAAACATCCAGAAAGAGTACAACCTGGCCGGACCTGGGGAAAAGAACTCCACGGTGCTGTCATCAGAGAATGGCCAATGGGAGATAGTTTTTCCCAAATGCATGATCTACTATATCATAAAAAAACAGGACTTGTATATGTTGGTGATAATATCCAAGACAGACTTTGGGAAATTAATCCTAACACTGGTAAAACGGTAGTATACAAAGTACCAAAACAACCAGATGACGAATTGGGTGGACTCTTACCAGGAAGGTTACGTTCTTTTCAGAAACATGAAACTTATGTTGGATTACATTCCTTAGCAGAATCACCTGTTGATGGTCATATATTCATCACACCTTCTCTTCAAAAACGAATTACCGAATTTGATCCAATCACAAAAAAATTCACTGACCATATGTTTGATGATGGATTGTATCCTCATACCGTTCGTATTGATGACCAAGATCGTGTTTGGTTTACTTTAGCACTGTCAAACCAAATCGGAATGTTCGATCGCAAATCAAACAAATTCAAAAATTATACCTTACCCGCAAGAACCAAAAAGGAAAGTTTTAGTTTATGGATTAGTGGATTCATTGTAAAACTAATGAACTGGGGTTTCCCTATGCATTTGTTGCCTGTAGATGAACGAGTGAGTGGAATGCCGCTTCCTTATGGGATTGACATTGCACCGAATGGAAATGTTTGGTTCACTCGTTTGCATGCAGATACCATTGGAGTGATCAATCCAAAAGATGACAGTTTCCAATTAATTGAAACTCCTTTCCAAGGACCGCGCCGCCTAAGAATTGATAAAGACAACCATATCTGGATCTCCGCTTTTCCTGAAGGTTCCATTGCAAAGTATACACCTGAAGATGGGAAATTTAAACTTTATCCTTTGCCAACAGCCATAGATGGAGTAGAAACTCCTTATTCTTTGAATGTTGACAGACCAAGAAACATTGTATGGGTGAATGGTACGTCTTCAGACAATCTTATGGCAATGGATATCAAAACAGAAGAATGGAAAGTATATCCAATGAGCCGAAAGGTTACCTTTACAAGAGATGTTGAATTTGGTCCAGACGGCAAAGCTTACACTTGTAATGGCGCCTTTCC